One genomic segment of Gammaproteobacteria bacterium includes these proteins:
- a CDS encoding efflux RND transporter permease subunit, whose protein sequence is MNEAAEPRLGLSGAIAKKFLRNQITPLLALVGLLMGLFAVLVTPREEEPQINVTFANVFIPFPGATAQEVEKLVSSPAEQMLAEIEGVEHVYSISRPGMAALTVQFFVGEPRTDAIVRLYNKLYSNADWLPPNLGVGQPIVKPKGIDDVPIVALTLWTEDPTRSANDLARVAHTLETELKRVAGTRNLYTIGAPDRVVHVLFDPAKLSGYDLSLAELRRSLQAANASADAGALVSDNREIPVQAGSFLVNSGEIGQLVVGLHQGTPVYLADVAEVRLGPDSPEHYVWLGTGPAAAANGIATRGEFPAVTLAIAKKPGENAVQIADQLLKRVKELRGTFIPEGVNLTVTRNYGVTANDKAMALIAKLMFATGLVIVLVLIALGWREAFIVGAAVILTLTITLFASWAWGFTLNRVSLFALIFSIGILVDDAIVVVENIHRHIHLGGRTLVEAIPRAVDEVGGPTILATFTVIAALLPMAFVSGLMGPYMSPIPINSSMGMLISLAVAFVFTPWLTYKVLHRANSPSNHPGADAPPLLGQGGENAGTEDFAHRLFRRVVGPFLRGRQGRPLRWLLGIAVLVMIGGSISLAYFQLVVLKMLPFDNKSEFQVIVDMPEGTTLEQTAWVLGELGRYLTTVPEVTDYQVYAGTSAPINFNGLVRQYYLREGANVGDLQVNLVDKKHRHRQSHEIALAVRGPLQEIGAKYDANVKVVEVPPGPPVMAPLVAEVYGLNYPGQIKAAQRVRQVFSATPDIIDVDDTVETPSERLIAHVDRAKAALLGVSQQAVAADINTALRGEDVSYLHSETAKYPIPLRLELPVADKADMASVLDLRMRSQAGPLVPLSEIVDIETTQRENAIYHKDLLPVVFVFGDMAGRLDSPLYGMFEIFSRLRDTPIAGEPVEQFFIRPPDNPYTYSLKWDGEWQITYETFRDMGIAYGVGMILIYLLVVAQFHSYLVPLIIMAPIPLTIIGVMPGHALLHAQFTATSMIGMIALAGIIVRNSILLVDFINLEVENGVPFQEAVIRSSAVRAKPIILTALAAMLGALFILDDPIFRGLAISLIFGILVSTLLTLAFIPVLYYAAFRRRLEK, encoded by the coding sequence ATGAACGAGGCCGCCGAACCCCGTCTCGGCCTGTCCGGGGCGATTGCAAAAAAATTCCTGCGCAATCAGATTACGCCCTTGCTGGCTCTGGTCGGGTTGTTGATGGGCTTGTTCGCAGTGCTGGTCACGCCCCGCGAGGAGGAGCCGCAAATCAACGTGACCTTCGCCAATGTGTTCATTCCCTTCCCCGGCGCTACCGCCCAAGAGGTGGAAAAGCTGGTGAGCAGTCCGGCGGAGCAGATGCTGGCGGAAATCGAAGGCGTGGAGCATGTCTACTCGATCTCCCGGCCCGGCATGGCGGCGCTGACTGTGCAGTTTTTCGTCGGCGAACCACGCACTGACGCCATCGTCCGGCTGTATAACAAATTGTATTCCAACGCAGACTGGTTACCACCGAACCTCGGGGTGGGACAGCCGATTGTCAAACCCAAGGGCATTGACGACGTGCCGATTGTCGCCCTGACCCTGTGGACCGAAGACCCTACGCGCAGCGCCAACGATCTGGCGCGGGTGGCGCATACCCTGGAAACCGAATTGAAGCGGGTCGCTGGCACCCGCAATCTGTACACCATCGGCGCGCCGGATCGCGTCGTCCATGTGCTGTTCGATCCGGCCAAGCTGTCGGGCTATGACTTGTCGCTGGCCGAATTGCGCCGCTCGTTGCAAGCTGCGAACGCTTCGGCAGACGCCGGCGCGCTGGTGAGCGATAACCGGGAGATTCCGGTCCAGGCCGGCAGTTTCCTGGTGAATTCTGGAGAGATCGGCCAACTGGTGGTCGGCTTGCACCAGGGAACGCCGGTCTATTTGGCCGATGTCGCCGAGGTCCGGCTAGGGCCGGATTCGCCAGAGCACTATGTCTGGCTGGGAACCGGTCCAGCGGCGGCGGCTAACGGCATTGCAACGCGCGGAGAATTTCCGGCGGTGACCTTGGCGATTGCCAAGAAGCCGGGCGAGAACGCCGTGCAAATCGCCGATCAACTACTGAAACGGGTTAAAGAGTTGCGGGGTACGTTCATTCCGGAAGGCGTGAATCTTACTGTGACCCGCAACTACGGAGTCACCGCGAATGACAAGGCGATGGCTCTGATCGCTAAGCTCATGTTCGCCACCGGCCTGGTGATCGTGTTAGTGCTGATTGCGTTGGGCTGGCGCGAGGCGTTCATCGTCGGCGCGGCGGTGATTTTGACCTTGACTATCACACTGTTTGCCTCCTGGGCTTGGGGTTTTACCCTCAACCGGGTGTCGCTGTTCGCGCTGATTTTCTCCATCGGCATCCTGGTGGACGACGCCATCGTGGTGGTGGAGAACATTCACCGGCATATCCATCTGGGCGGGCGCACGTTGGTTGAGGCGATTCCGCGGGCGGTGGACGAAGTGGGCGGCCCGACCATTCTGGCGACCTTCACGGTCATTGCCGCCCTGCTACCTATGGCGTTTGTGTCCGGGTTGATGGGACCGTACATGAGTCCGATTCCGATCAACTCCAGCATGGGGATGTTGATTTCGCTGGCGGTGGCCTTCGTGTTCACCCCGTGGCTGACCTACAAGGTATTGCATCGGGCAAACTCACCGTCGAACCACCCCGGCGCTGACGCGCCACCTCTCCTTGGCCAAGGAGGGGAAAATGCTGGGACGGAAGACTTCGCCCATCGCCTGTTCCGCCGGGTGGTTGGTCCATTCCTGCGCGGGCGGCAGGGCCGGCCACTGCGCTGGTTGTTGGGCATTGCGGTGCTGGTCATGATCGGTGGTTCGATCAGCCTGGCTTATTTCCAACTCGTGGTGCTGAAGATGCTGCCCTTTGACAACAAGTCGGAGTTCCAAGTGATCGTGGATATGCCGGAAGGAACCACGCTGGAGCAAACCGCCTGGGTGCTAGGCGAACTGGGCCGCTATCTGACCACGGTGCCCGAGGTGACCGATTATCAGGTCTATGCCGGAACTTCCGCGCCGATCAATTTCAACGGTCTGGTGCGTCAGTACTATCTACGCGAAGGGGCAAACGTCGGCGACCTTCAGGTAAATCTGGTGGATAAGAAACACCGTCACCGGCAAAGCCATGAGATTGCCCTAGCTGTGCGCGGTCCCTTGCAGGAAATTGGCGCGAAGTATGACGCCAATGTGAAGGTTGTCGAAGTGCCGCCCGGTCCGCCGGTTATGGCCCCGCTCGTCGCGGAGGTTTATGGATTGAATTACCCTGGGCAGATCAAAGCTGCGCAGCGCGTCCGGCAAGTGTTCAGCGCCACCCCGGACATCATCGATGTCGATGATACGGTGGAGACTCCTTCCGAACGCTTGATCGCCCATGTCGACCGAGCCAAGGCGGCATTGCTTGGCGTATCGCAACAAGCAGTTGCCGCTGACATCAATACCGCCTTACGCGGCGAGGATGTCAGCTATCTGCATTCCGAAACCGCTAAGTACCCGATTCCGCTGCGTCTGGAGTTGCCCGTCGCTGACAAGGCGGATATGGCCTCAGTGCTGGATTTACGCATGCGCAGTCAGGCTGGCCCCCTCGTGCCGCTGTCAGAGATTGTGGATATTGAAACGACGCAGCGCGAGAACGCAATTTACCACAAGGACTTGCTACCTGTGGTGTTCGTCTTTGGCGATATGGCGGGACGGCTGGACAGTCCTCTCTATGGGATGTTCGAGATTTTTAGCCGTCTGCGAGACACGCCGATTGCCGGGGAACCGGTTGAACAATTTTTCATCCGCCCACCGGATAATCCCTACACTTATAGTTTGAAATGGGATGGCGAATGGCAGATTACCTATGAAACTTTCCGCGACATGGGCATTGCCTACGGCGTCGGAATGATTCTGATCTACCTGCTGGTGGTGGCGCAATTTCATTCCTACCTTGTGCCGCTCATCATCATGGCGCCGATTCCGCTGACCATCATCGGCGTGATGCCTGGCCATGCCTTGCTGCATGCGCAATTCACGGCGACCTCGATGATTGGCATGATCGCGCTGGCTGGGATCATTGTCCGCAACTCGATTCTGCTGGTCGATTTCATCAATCTGGAGGTCGAGAATGGCGTACCGTTTCAGGAGGCGGTGATCCGTTCCAGCGCGGTGCGGGCTAAGCCGATCATACTGACCGCGCTGGCGGCGATGCTGGGGGCATTGTTCATTCTCGATGATCCCATTTTCCGGGGTCTGGCCATCTCACTGATTTTCGGGATTCTGGTCTCGACCCTGCTGACGCTGGCGTTCATCCCGGTGCTGTATTACGCTGCGTTTCGGCGGCGGCTAGAAAAATGA
- a CDS encoding bacteriohemerythrin, translating into MEKKLFLTRILHPSIRLRLQLLVGAFMLALFAMTLHGLYDIRVQLMEDRITATKQLVESVYSILARYHDLAASGSMSETDAQRAALDVIKDLRYDGNNYFWINDSLPRMVMHPFKPELDGQDLRGLQDPTGKHLFVELVKAVKQAGSGVVPYLWPKPGAEQPVPKISYVKHFKPWDWIIGTGIYIDDVDRLFQGQLVENGVLAFGAFFFLALLSYWVTGSIVKPLHQAVDMAHNVANGDLKVTTTITGRDEVAQLLSAMSEMAARLNGIVSNVARLSGRMTAIAHELDDDSSGLSKRTAEQAAALEASATAMEQLTATVKNSAEHARQASQLAAAARTQAEQGGQVVEQAIAAMDTINQSSGRIADIIGVIDEIAFQTNLLALNAAVEAARAGEQGRGFAVVASEVRKLAQRSADAAKEIKALITDSVAKVSDGSHLVERSGHTLREIIQSVKKVSDIVVEIAAAASEQASGIEQASQAIVRMDQVTQQNVALVDQTGTVSRTMNQEADELHHLMEFFKLDEDTLAALNAPENDQRVVDLITWSEDFSVNDPEIDQQHQKLVRMINALHEAMLVGKGKSVMGKLLDELIEYTAQHFKYEEERMEAGHYPDLAEHRKKHADLVSKALEIQKKVKSGKHMVEMETMRFLKAWLTEHIQRSDKKYAPYIQRKPEIKRAGSSMENRVKPRIATVTKSVAAQHLAAIPARKTPAVTSGAADEWEEF; encoded by the coding sequence GTGGAGAAAAAGCTTTTTTTAACGCGCATCCTGCATCCGAGCATCCGCCTGCGGCTACAGCTTCTGGTTGGAGCCTTCATGCTGGCGTTATTCGCCATGACGCTGCACGGTCTGTACGATATCCGGGTGCAGCTGATGGAAGACCGGATCACCGCTACTAAACAGCTGGTTGAATCCGTCTATAGCATCCTGGCTCGCTATCATGATCTGGCGGCCAGTGGGAGTATGAGCGAGACGGACGCCCAACGAGCCGCCCTGGACGTGATCAAAGACCTGCGCTATGACGGTAACAACTACTTCTGGATCAATGATTCATTGCCACGCATGGTCATGCATCCCTTCAAACCGGAACTGGATGGCCAGGACTTGCGCGGATTGCAAGATCCAACCGGGAAACATCTGTTTGTCGAGCTTGTAAAAGCGGTCAAACAGGCAGGAAGCGGAGTGGTGCCTTACTTATGGCCAAAGCCTGGCGCTGAGCAGCCCGTTCCTAAAATTTCTTATGTTAAACATTTTAAACCCTGGGACTGGATTATCGGCACCGGCATTTATATCGATGATGTTGACCGGCTATTTCAAGGACAATTGGTGGAGAACGGTGTTCTGGCGTTTGGCGCATTCTTCTTCTTGGCGTTGTTGAGCTACTGGGTCACCGGCAGCATTGTTAAACCGTTGCACCAGGCAGTAGATATGGCCCATAACGTTGCCAATGGCGATCTGAAAGTCACAACGACGATTACCGGACGTGATGAAGTTGCACAGCTATTGAGCGCCATGAGCGAAATGGCTGCACGTCTTAATGGCATCGTCTCGAACGTTGCACGTCTGTCCGGGCGCATGACCGCTATCGCCCATGAGCTGGACGACGACAGCAGTGGCCTGTCAAAACGCACTGCAGAGCAAGCGGCGGCGCTAGAGGCCAGCGCTACTGCAATGGAGCAATTGACGGCCACGGTCAAAAACAGTGCTGAACATGCTCGGCAGGCCAGTCAACTCGCGGCGGCAGCGCGCACGCAAGCCGAACAAGGCGGACAGGTGGTGGAACAGGCTATCGCCGCTATGGACACGATTAATCAGAGTAGCGGTCGGATCGCTGACATCATCGGCGTGATTGATGAAATCGCCTTCCAAACCAATCTGCTGGCGCTAAACGCCGCTGTCGAGGCCGCTCGCGCTGGCGAACAAGGTAGAGGATTTGCTGTTGTTGCCAGCGAGGTGCGCAAACTGGCGCAGCGCAGCGCTGACGCAGCCAAGGAAATCAAAGCATTGATTACCGACAGCGTGGCCAAGGTCAGTGATGGCAGTCATCTGGTCGAGCGTTCCGGCCATACCCTGCGTGAGATCATCCAGTCGGTCAAAAAGGTCAGCGACATTGTTGTCGAGATCGCTGCCGCCGCCAGCGAGCAAGCCAGTGGCATTGAACAGGCCAGTCAGGCGATCGTGCGGATGGATCAGGTCACCCAGCAGAACGTAGCTCTTGTGGATCAAACCGGGACGGTCAGCCGCACCATGAATCAGGAAGCGGACGAATTGCATCATTTAATGGAATTTTTCAAGCTGGATGAAGATACGCTAGCCGCGCTAAATGCGCCGGAGAACGACCAACGAGTTGTTGACCTGATCACATGGAGTGAGGACTTCAGCGTGAACGATCCCGAGATCGATCAGCAGCATCAAAAATTAGTGAGGATGATCAATGCGCTGCATGAGGCAATGCTGGTTGGGAAGGGCAAAAGCGTGATGGGCAAGCTGCTGGATGAGTTGATTGAATACACCGCTCAGCATTTCAAATATGAGGAAGAACGCATGGAGGCTGGTCATTATCCGGACTTAGCCGAGCATCGCAAGAAACATGCGGACCTGGTTAGCAAAGCGCTCGAAATCCAGAAGAAAGTGAAGAGCGGCAAACATATGGTCGAGATGGAGACGATGAGGTTCCTGAAGGCGTGGTTAACCGAACACATTCAACGCAGCGATAAGAAGTACGCGCCCTATATCCAGCGTAAACCGGAAATAAAACGGGCTGGATCGTCCATGGAAAACAGGGTAAAACCACGCATCGCCACCGTAACCAAGTCCGTAGCAGCCCAACATTTGGCGGCAATTCCAGCCAGAAAAACTCCAGCAGTTACGAGCGGCGCTGCCGACGAGTGGGAAGAATTTTGA
- a CDS encoding substrate-binding domain-containing protein, translated as MTFFRILHTIIANLAMLAFTSAALAEELIIPGSGNPEYVLTQLAKAFNQQQSEHIVTVPSSTGTAGALRDVEAGTASMGRVGRPLKENERNKGISYVALGRDPVIFAAGAGVTVHSITSTQAVDAFSGKLTDWSELGGNPGPIRAIGRETTDASRQALSRLIKPFENIVFGENVKVVHLDPELITLLDRYPTSLGFLNKSALGACNSKIVYLAFNGVEPTSENVEKGRYPLWLEIGLIYKPDALTPAGRTFLEFARSPAGSEILREHGVLPAATEN; from the coding sequence ATGACTTTTTTTCGTATCCTGCACACGATTATCGCGAATTTGGCGATGTTAGCCTTCACTAGCGCCGCGCTTGCCGAGGAATTGATCATTCCCGGCAGCGGCAATCCCGAATATGTCTTGACACAACTTGCCAAGGCCTTTAACCAACAGCAGAGCGAGCACATCGTAACAGTGCCGTCGTCTACGGGAACTGCTGGCGCGCTACGCGATGTCGAGGCGGGTACGGCCAGCATGGGGCGGGTTGGCCGCCCGCTCAAGGAAAATGAGCGCAACAAGGGAATAAGTTACGTCGCCCTCGGACGCGATCCAGTGATATTCGCGGCTGGGGCAGGCGTCACAGTGCATAGCATTACGTCAACGCAAGCAGTGGACGCCTTCAGCGGCAAGCTGACCGATTGGAGCGAACTGGGCGGCAATCCCGGCCCCATCCGGGCAATTGGACGCGAAACGACCGATGCTTCCAGACAAGCGCTCAGTCGCCTGATCAAACCGTTCGAGAACATCGTGTTCGGCGAGAACGTTAAGGTTGTGCATCTCGATCCGGAGTTGATTACCTTGCTTGACCGGTATCCGACCAGCCTCGGGTTTCTCAATAAATCAGCCCTCGGCGCTTGCAACAGCAAAATTGTCTATCTGGCGTTCAATGGCGTCGAACCAACATCGGAAAATGTGGAAAAGGGACGTTATCCGCTTTGGTTGGAAATCGGATTGATTTACAAGCCCGACGCGCTGACGCCGGCGGGCAGAACATTTCTTGAGTTTGCCCGCTCTCCCGCCGGGAGCGAGATCTTGCGCGAGCATGGCGTCCTCCCTGCCGCCACCGAAAATTGA
- a CDS encoding response regulator yields the protein MKLRLSTSMTLVFLFALLATLSQWVAFRVSSDLLDETVRKGEIDKIKSVSQIINGLIARQSAYLQEIARLAAAGNELPAALQRKEPDRAAMIAAVLGQVQDIVKTNLLEITDDKEIVIYRSKDPARRGDHAMAWGVYEALTGNSMLSSTIDAEGVAIRAIEPLQTKGRIVGTLSVSLRLNESFIRALSQDVGAELAILSRSGQALVSSSPLVAELDAQTVTEAFHKKIPIYREDIALRHTRVYLPILLVDQAVVILVQLDSAAAYQLLEQGLQRSAAYGALILVVSILLGILALRWVMWPLRRLRAQAEQIAIDVTGESISSSDRDEVAAVVQVLKTLTERLVKRNSELAESKAVAESASLAKSRFLATMSHEIRTPLNGVLGMSELLSKTALNAQQRRFASIILHSAQALLAVINDILDFSKIEAGRLELETVTFDLRELVEETAVLLAERAHHKGLELAVDLDSDLPRTLQGDPGRLRQILVNLVGNAIKFTERGEVLIRLRLLEQDAKTARLRIAVSDTGIGIDPAAQAKIFESFTQADGSTTRRFGGTGLGLAITKQLVRLMGGEIEVESAPGAGTTFWFTLALIQPRVVSTPVPPPRADLRGLRVLVVDDNATNREILHYQLGGWGMRETGVASGPEALAALRQAVQAGAAYDLAILDWHMPRMDGLELARQIRADPTLNTLRLLMLTSSGSSDDDPQAASAGIDRYLPKPVRQTEFYDALCRLARPAAPLTAPVTSRSIPLGKSPRFNARVLVAEDNLVNQQVALAILENLGCRVKLVNDGREAMDALAREPFDLVLMDCQMPVLDGFAATTAWRRREIAEGGRRVPIIALTADVIKGVREECLAAGMDDYLSKPFEPAQLAAVLDRWVPAAVPPQSRVADSVTSDAVAALPAAPPPAPLLSPADSPLDERALAEIRALQQPGQPSLLGKIISMYFASSPALLQRLREAVAADDGEALRQAAHSFKSGSANLGATQLAALCKELEQRGRDRCLEEVPALLQEVERHYAGVQDALTAEIEKEERTL from the coding sequence ATGAAGCTCCGTCTCAGCACCAGCATGACGCTAGTCTTCTTGTTCGCCCTGCTGGCCACGCTTTCGCAATGGGTTGCCTTCCGGGTATCGAGCGATCTGCTGGATGAGACGGTGCGCAAGGGCGAGATCGACAAGATCAAGTCCGTTAGTCAGATTATCAACGGTTTGATTGCGCGCCAGAGTGCTTATCTTCAGGAGATAGCGCGATTGGCGGCGGCTGGAAACGAGTTGCCCGCCGCGCTTCAGCGCAAGGAGCCAGACCGCGCCGCCATGATTGCAGCGGTTCTCGGCCAGGTTCAAGACATTGTCAAGACAAACCTTTTAGAGATCACCGACGATAAGGAGATCGTGATCTATCGCTCCAAAGACCCAGCGCGTCGGGGCGATCACGCCATGGCGTGGGGGGTATATGAAGCGCTGACCGGTAACTCTATGCTGTCCAGCACCATTGATGCAGAGGGTGTGGCCATCCGCGCCATCGAACCCTTGCAGACGAAGGGTAGGATCGTCGGTACGCTGAGCGTTAGCCTGCGCCTGAACGAGAGTTTTATCAGGGCCTTGAGCCAGGACGTAGGCGCGGAGCTTGCGATCCTGTCGCGATCCGGTCAGGCGTTGGTTTCCAGCTCTCCGCTCGTCGCCGAGCTAGATGCCCAAACCGTGACCGAAGCGTTTCATAAGAAGATACCGATCTATCGGGAAGATATTGCTTTGCGCCACACCCGCGTCTACCTGCCCATACTCTTGGTCGATCAGGCCGTCGTGATCCTGGTTCAGCTCGACAGCGCCGCCGCCTATCAGTTGTTGGAGCAGGGCCTACAACGCTCGGCGGCGTATGGGGCGCTGATTCTAGTGGTCAGCATCTTGCTCGGCATTCTAGCCTTGCGCTGGGTCATGTGGCCGTTGCGCCGGCTACGCGCACAAGCTGAACAGATCGCTATCGACGTGACTGGCGAATCTATTTCCAGTTCAGACCGAGATGAGGTGGCCGCCGTGGTTCAAGTGCTGAAAACGCTAACCGAGCGCTTGGTCAAGCGCAACTCGGAACTGGCCGAATCCAAAGCAGTAGCCGAATCGGCGAGCCTTGCCAAGTCGCGATTTCTAGCCACCATGAGCCACGAGATCCGCACCCCGCTGAACGGCGTGCTGGGGATGTCGGAGCTATTAAGCAAGACTGCGCTGAACGCCCAACAGCGGCGGTTTGCCAGCATTATCCTGCACTCAGCGCAAGCATTGCTGGCGGTTATCAACGACATTCTGGATTTCTCCAAGATTGAAGCAGGCCGGCTAGAGCTGGAAACCGTAACCTTCGACTTGCGGGAACTCGTTGAGGAAACCGCCGTACTGCTGGCCGAGCGGGCTCACCACAAGGGACTGGAACTGGCGGTCGATCTGGATTCGGACCTGCCAAGGACGCTGCAAGGCGATCCAGGGCGGCTGCGGCAGATCTTGGTGAATCTGGTGGGCAACGCCATTAAGTTCACCGAGCGGGGCGAAGTGTTGATTCGCCTGCGGCTGCTGGAGCAAGACGCTAAAACAGCGCGGTTGCGGATAGCGGTGAGCGACACGGGGATTGGAATCGATCCGGCGGCCCAGGCTAAAATCTTCGAATCGTTTACCCAGGCGGACGGTTCTACCACCCGGCGTTTTGGCGGGACCGGTTTAGGGCTGGCCATCACCAAACAATTGGTGCGGTTGATGGGTGGCGAAATAGAAGTTGAGAGCGCCCCGGGAGCGGGCACAACGTTCTGGTTCACGCTCGCGCTGATTCAACCCAGGGTGGTCTCGACTCCCGTCCCGCCACCCCGGGCTGATTTACGGGGCTTGCGAGTATTGGTGGTGGACGACAACGCCACTAACCGTGAAATCCTTCATTATCAGTTAGGCGGCTGGGGGATGCGCGAAACCGGCGTGGCGAGCGGGCCGGAGGCGCTCGCTGCTCTGCGCCAGGCGGTGCAAGCGGGGGCGGCTTACGACCTGGCGATTCTCGATTGGCACATGCCCAGGATGGATGGTCTGGAACTTGCCCGTCAGATCCGCGCTGACCCCACCTTGAACACACTGCGTCTCCTCATGCTGACATCGAGCGGTTCGAGTGATGATGATCCTCAGGCGGCGTCAGCCGGGATCGACCGTTATTTACCGAAGCCCGTGCGCCAAACCGAATTTTACGATGCCTTGTGCCGGCTCGCACGACCAGCCGCCCCGCTAACGGCCCCTGTGACCAGCCGATCTATCCCACTGGGGAAATCACCGCGCTTCAATGCCCGTGTGTTGGTGGCCGAGGATAATTTGGTCAACCAGCAAGTGGCGCTCGCCATCCTCGAAAATCTGGGTTGCCGGGTCAAGTTGGTCAACGACGGGCGCGAAGCTATGGATGCATTGGCGCGCGAGCCGTTTGATCTGGTGCTGATGGACTGTCAAATGCCGGTGCTGGACGGCTTTGCCGCCACCACGGCTTGGCGGCGACGCGAAATCGCCGAGGGCGGTCGGCGAGTACCGATCATCGCCTTGACCGCTGACGTCATCAAGGGGGTGCGAGAGGAGTGCTTGGCGGCTGGGATGGACGATTACCTGAGTAAACCGTTCGAGCCGGCGCAACTGGCGGCTGTACTAGATCGCTGGGTGCCCGCCGCCGTCCCGCCTCAGTCGCGGGTCGCGGATTCCGTGACGAGTGACGCCGTGGCGGCCCTGCCGGCAGCTCCGCCTCCTGCGCCGTTGCTTTCTCCGGCTGATTCGCCGTTGGACGAGCGCGCCCTGGCCGAAATCCGCGCATTGCAACAACCCGGCCAGCCCAGCTTGTTGGGCAAGATCATCAGTATGTACTTCGCTAGCTCGCCGGCCTTGCTTCAACGGTTGCGGGAGGCGGTCGCCGCCGATGATGGCGAGGCGCTGCGCCAAGCGGCGCATAGTTTCAAGTCGGGCAGCGCCAACCTGGGGGCAACGCAATTAGCGGCCTTGTGCAAGGAGCTAGAGCAACGGGGTCGGGACCGGTGCCTGGAAGAGGTTCCCGCGCTGCTGCAAGAGGTAGAACGCCACTATGCAGGGGTTCAGGATGCGTTGACCGCGGAAATAGAGAAAGAAGAACGCACCCTTTAG
- the ccoG gene encoding cytochrome c oxidase accessory protein CcoG, translating into MSEEAIQLYQKRIHIHPRSVKGPFRNLKTGILTLAMTIYFLLPWLRWDRPNAPDQAVLYDLPGRHFYIFGLTIQVQDIFWLAGVLIIFAILLFFVTGLAGRVWCGYFCFQTLWTDLFMMIEHWVQGERPARMRLDRKPWSNRDKLIKKGGTYALWLVVAFWTGLSFTMYWVDAPTLVVEFFTGQAPYAAYFTTIFLTVTTFVMAGLAREQVCIYMCPYARFQSAMFDHDTLIISYDQKRGEGPNGRAKPRRGFKTPEERKAKGVGECIDCGHCVLVCPVGIDIRDGLQYQCISCALCIDSCEQDLINYTSENALNGGKTRFLRPKTVGYGVILTAATATLAWSVLTRSPYTGTVEQIRQPLYTQLSDGGIRNAYEIKLNNKLTEPMKVGIRIEGLPGATLDMSGMEELELAPQERIKLFARVQVPPSRLDSASGDKITFIIEALDGASVKPIRQQAPFYIPEHRG; encoded by the coding sequence ATGTCCGAAGAGGCTATTCAGCTTTATCAAAAGCGCATTCATATTCATCCACGCTCAGTCAAGGGGCCGTTCCGTAATCTCAAGACCGGCATTCTGACCTTGGCGATGACCATCTACTTCCTGTTGCCCTGGCTGCGCTGGGATCGGCCCAACGCCCCGGATCAGGCGGTGCTATACGATTTACCCGGTCGACATTTCTATATCTTCGGCCTGACCATTCAGGTGCAGGACATTTTCTGGCTGGCCGGAGTCCTGATTATCTTCGCCATTCTGCTGTTCTTCGTCACCGGACTAGCTGGGCGGGTATGGTGCGGTTACTTCTGTTTCCAAACCCTGTGGACCGATCTGTTCATGATGATCGAACACTGGGTGCAGGGTGAACGACCGGCGCGTATGCGTCTGGATCGCAAGCCCTGGAGTAACCGGGATAAGTTGATCAAGAAGGGCGGGACCTATGCCCTGTGGCTGGTGGTCGCCTTTTGGACCGGTCTAAGCTTTACCATGTATTGGGTCGACGCTCCAACCCTGGTGGTCGAGTTCTTCACCGGTCAGGCGCCTTACGCGGCCTATTTCACCACGATCTTCCTCACCGTAACGACCTTTGTCATGGCCGGTCTGGCGCGTGAACAGGTGTGCATCTACATGTGCCCCTACGCCCGTTTCCAAAGCGCTATGTTCGATCACGACACCTTGATCATTTCCTACGATCAGAAACGAGGCGAAGGACCGAATGGTCGGGCCAAGCCGCGCCGGGGGTTCAAGACGCCCGAAGAGCGCAAGGCGAAAGGCGTCGGCGAGTGCATCGACTGCGGACATTGCGTCCTGGTCTGTCCGGTGGGGATCGATATTCGCGACGGTTTGCAATATCAATGTATCTCCTGCGCGCTGTGCATTGATTCCTGCGAACAGGACTTGATCAACTACACTTCGGAAAATGCCCTGAACGGTGGCAAGACCCGGTTCCTGCGACCGAAAACCGTTGGTTACGGGGTGATTTTGACCGCGGCGACGGCAACGTTGGCATGGAGCGTTCTTACCCGTTCACCCTATACCGGAACGGTGGAGCAGATTCGCCAGCCTTTGTATACCCAGCTTTCGGATGGCGGGATTCGCAATGCCTACGAGATCAAGCTGAACAACAAGCTGACTGAACCGATGAAGGTCGGCATTCGGATTGAGGGCCTGCCTGGCGCAACCCTGGACATGAGCGGCATGGAGGAGCTGGAGCTGGCCCCGCAGGAGCGGATCAAGCTGTTTGCGCGGGTGCAGGTTCCGCCATCTCGGCTCGATAGTGCGTCCGGCGACAAAATCACTTTCATTATTGAAGCCTTGGATGGTGCATCGGTCAAACCGATCCGTCAGCAAGCGCCGTTCTACATCCCGGAACATCGGGGATGA